A region from the Coffea eugenioides isolate CCC68of chromosome 9, Ceug_1.0, whole genome shotgun sequence genome encodes:
- the LOC113782541 gene encoding protein SRG1-like has product MAWRPRTPEKDEGSRKERLMDGLMESLQEYSIQLKSLALKILNLIAKALGMKHEEIEVLLEEGLQSMRLTYYPPCPQPELVTGLCHHSDPVSLTILLQINDVQGLQIKENEAWVPVIPLPDAFIVNVGDILEASIRINIRLYCELPH; this is encoded by the exons ATGGCTTGGCGACCCCGCACTCCTGAGAAAGATGAGGGATCACGGAAAGAAAGATTGATGGATGGTCTTAT GGAAAGTCTTCAAGAGTACTCTATACAGCTCAAAAGTCTTGCCTTGAAGATTCTCAACCTAATAGCAAAAGCATTAGGAATGAagcatgaagaaattgaagtgctTTTAGAAGAAGGGTTGCAATCTATGAGGCTCACTTACTATCCTCCATGTCCTCAACCTGAGCTGGTCACAGGCCTCTGCCATCACTCTGATCCTGTTAGCCTCACCATTTTACTTCAAATCAACGATGTACAAGGTCTCCAAATCAAGGAAAATGAAGCTTGGGTTCCTGTTATTCCACTTCCTGATGCTTTTATAGTCAACGTTGGTGATATCCTAGAGGCAAGTATTCGCATAAATATAAGGCTTTATTGTGAATTGCCCCATTAA